One genomic segment of Pleurodeles waltl isolate 20211129_DDA chromosome 11, aPleWal1.hap1.20221129, whole genome shotgun sequence includes these proteins:
- the LOC138266572 gene encoding actin-6-like, with protein sequence MYSHQLKSAVVIDNGSGLIKAGLSGEKLPRFVYSNIIGRARATSVMIGAGQKEYYIGDEAQAKRGILSIKHPVEHGVVTSWPDMELIWRNVYEYDLKIRPSERPVLVTEVPLNPLCNREAMTQVLFECFKVPAMYVAIQSVLALYTSGRTTGCVVDCGAGVTNTVPIFEGYCMPRAVLRLDVAGHDLTDYLMHILSEIGLSLVSTSEREIVQDIKEKLCYVAVDLEADMHKTSSEVEKDYRLPDGNVITMYNQRFRCPETLFNPVNIGLGTPGIHELCNNTIMRCDLDLRQCLYCNIILSGGSSLFPGMHERLTKEVCRLVPCDTTIKVFAPVDRRLSVWTGASILSSLSAFQQMWVTAYDYKEVGPNIVHRKCF encoded by the coding sequence ATGTACTCTCACCAACTGAAAAGTGCTGTGGTCATAGACAATGGCTCAGGTTTGATCAAAGCTGGTCTTTCGGGGGAGAAGCTGCCACGCTTTGTTTACAGCAATATAATCGGTAGAGCTAGAGCCACGTCTGTAATGATTGGAGCCGGGCAAAAGGAGTACTACATTGGAGATGAGGCCCAAGCCAAAAGAGGAATCCTCTCCATCAAGCACCCAGTGGAGCATGGGGTGGTGACCAGCTGGCCTGACATGGAGCTTATCTGGAGGAACGTGTATGAGTATGACCTGAAGATCAGGCCTTCTGAGAGGCCCGTCTTAGTCACTGAGGTGCCCCTGAACCCTCTCTGCAATAGGGAGGCCATGACCCAAGTACTTTTTGAGTGTTTCAAAGTGCCTGCTATGTATGTTGCAATCCAGTCAGTGCTGGCACTCTACACCTCTGGCCGCACCACGGGCTGTGTGGTGGACTGTGGAGCGGGGGTCACGAACACTGTGCCCATTTTCGAAGGCTACTGCATGCCCCGTGCCGTCCTCAGGCTGGATGTGGCAGGACATGACCTCACCGACTACCTGATGCATATTCTCTCTGAAATCGGGCTGTCTTTGGTCAGCACATCCGAACGCGAAATTGTCCAGGATATAAAAGAAAAGCTCTGCTATGTGGCTGTAGACCTAGAGGCAGACATGCATAAGACGTCCTCTGAAGTGGAAAAGGACTATCGGCTGCCAGATGGCAATGTGATAACGATGTACAACCAGAGGTTTCGCTGCCCAGAGACTCTCTTCAATCCAGTGAACATCGGTCTGGGCACACCAGGAATCCATGAGTTGTGCAACAACACTATCATGAGGTGTGACCTCGACCTTAGACAGTGTTTGTACTGCAATATCATCCTTTCGGGGGGCAGCAGCCTCTTCCCAGGAATGCATGAACGACTGACCAAGGAGGTCTGCAGACTGGTGCCATGTGACACCACCATCAAGGTGTTCGCTCCAGTAGACCGGAGGCTGTCCGTGTGGACAGGAGCTTCTATCCTCTCCTCCCTTTCAGCTTTCCAGCAAATGTGGGTGACCGCCTATGACTACAAAGAAGTGGGACCCAACATAGTCCATAGAAAGTGTTTCTAA